The DNA window ctttttagttTATGCTACCAAACAGTGCTACACagggttaaaaataaaattaaccagAAAAACAAATAGTGACATGGTAAGAAgcagaaaacaaaacaaagaaaaaaacaaaatacacaAAAGATAAAGGACTTGCTATATAAAAGCCAAACGGGAACAATCACAACCATGTCATGTATATCTAATTCACTGTCTCTCTGTCTCTCAAACGAACCCACCTTCCCCTCTCTATCCAACTCAAGACAGAATATGGATTCTACCGAAGAACCCAAACTCAACCTCAACAACCTGAAAGCACTCAAAATCCTAGGTAAAGGAGCAATGGGAACGGTTttcttaattcaacaaaacaactCCTTCATGGCACTCAAAGTAGTTGATAAAACCTCAACTCACGACGCGGAGCGTCGAGCCCGTTGGGAAACCCAAGTCTTATCAAATTTAGCCCATCCATTTCTCCCTTCCCTCCTGGGCTCTTTCGAAACAGATCAGTTATTAGCCTGGTCTGTTCCGTATTGCCCAGGAGGCGATCTCAACGCCCTCCGCTACCACCAAACTGATCGCGTGTTCTCCACAACCGTGATCCGTTTCTACATAGCAGAGATTCTCTGCGCTCTCGACCACCTTCATACCATGGGCATCGCTTATCGTGACCTTAAACCAGAAAACGTTCTCATTCAACAATCTGGCCACGTCACGTTAACCGATTTCGATCTCTCACGTAAACTCTCTCCCAAAACGGTTAAAATCAAAACTCTCATTTCACTCGATAACAGAATCCATGAATCTCGCCGCAAATTACGGAAATGGAGAGTCCCAGAGGCTAACGGGAAGATAGCCAGAGTTACACCGGAGGTTCGACGGGAGCTCAGTTTCTCCGACGGTGAACGGTCTAATTCATTTGTCGGCACGACGGAATACGTCGCGCCGGAGGTTGTTCGCGGCGACGGACATGAGTTCGCGGTTGATTTTTGGGCGCTTGGAGTTTTGACCTACGAGATGATGTACGGAAAAACGCCGTTCAAGGGGAAGAACAAGAAGGAAACGTTTAGGAACGTGCTTTTCAAGTCGCCGGAGTTTGTTGGAAGGAAAACGGCGTTAACGGATCTCATCGAACGGTTGCTTGAGAAGGATCCTGTGAAGAGATTAGGTTATGTTGGTGGTGCTAGTGAGATAAAGGAGCATGAGTTTTTCAGAGGAGTTAAGTGGGAGATGTTGACGGAAGTTGTTCGGC is part of the Vicia villosa cultivar HV-30 ecotype Madison, WI linkage group LG2, Vvil1.0, whole genome shotgun sequence genome and encodes:
- the LOC131648278 gene encoding serine/threonine-protein kinase UCN-like; the protein is MSCISNSLSLCLSNEPTFPSLSNSRQNMDSTEEPKLNLNNLKALKILGKGAMGTVFLIQQNNSFMALKVVDKTSTHDAERRARWETQVLSNLAHPFLPSLLGSFETDQLLAWSVPYCPGGDLNALRYHQTDRVFSTTVIRFYIAEILCALDHLHTMGIAYRDLKPENVLIQQSGHVTLTDFDLSRKLSPKTVKIKTLISLDNRIHESRRKLRKWRVPEANGKIARVTPEVRRELSFSDGERSNSFVGTTEYVAPEVVRGDGHEFAVDFWALGVLTYEMMYGKTPFKGKNKKETFRNVLFKSPEFVGRKTALTDLIERLLEKDPVKRLGYVGGASEIKEHEFFRGVKWEMLTEVVRPPFIPSRDESYFTADRFAEGVNIKEYFEKMKSPPSLPVSPLRSPSSEFQNSVSFAEF